From Miscanthus floridulus cultivar M001 chromosome 15, ASM1932011v1, whole genome shotgun sequence, the proteins below share one genomic window:
- the LOC136507300 gene encoding uncharacterized protein, translated as MPRRLKTTWAKLNPSSSRCPPTPPTPSSESDLEVNLEDDPDRETTLEGALEPLLVEEVVFNLLETARKEEEDRHLRAIAQKETDDCILKRVVEISKEDERHREEEERRRQEETERRLTMDAERRCRRRAERKKREEEHRRRQLGDDACGSTGSN; from the coding sequence ATGCCTCgccgcttgaagacaacatgggcgaaGCTCAACCCATCGTCCTCACGTTGCCCCCCGACTCCACCGACGCCGTCATCCGAATCGGACCTCGAGGTGAACCTCGAGGACGATCCAGACCGGGAGACCACATTGGAGGGGGCACTGGAACCTCTTCTggtggaggaggtcgtcttcaaTTTGTTGGAGACGgctcggaaggaggaggaggaccggcaccTCCGCGCCATCGCACAGAAGGAGACCGACGACTGCATCCTAAAGCGCGTCGTCGAGATCTCTAAGGAGGATGAGCGCCaccgcgaggaggaggagcgccgccgccaggAGGAGACCGAGCGGCGTCTCACGATGGATGCGGAACGGCGGTGCCGGCGCAGGGCTGAGCGAAAGAAGCGCGAAgaggagcaccgccgccggcaGCTGGGGGACGACGCATGCGGCAGCACCGGcagtaattag
- the LOC136507298 gene encoding cysteine proteinase inhibitor 6-like, translating to MTTMNTCSLLLVTVVVAAVVCALAPSPATADPYLCPWRTVAHPEDPFIQNLGSWAVDQQHTVMHFEKVESAKAQGVGQCTSMTRNYELIIDASIRGTPDDGDDYKYRAVVYVINFTQPQKVISFGAIPPSHRPPAAN from the coding sequence ATGACGACCATGAACACCTGCAGCCTCCTCCTCGTCACAGTCGTCGTCGCCGCTGTTGTCTGCGCCTTGGCCCCCTCGCCGGCTACCGCCGACCCCTACCTCTGCCCATGGAGAACGGTGGCTCACCCCGAGGACCCCTTCATCCAGAACCTCGGCAGCTGGGCGGTGGACCAGCAGCATACCGTGATGCACTTCGAAAAGGTGGAGAGCGCCAAGGCGCAGGGCGTCGGCCAGTGCACCAGCATGACCCGCAACTACGAGCTCATCATCGACGCGTCCATCCGCGGCACccccgacgacggcgacgactACAAGTACAGGGCGGTGGTGTACGTGATTAATTTCACCCAGCCGCAGAAGGTTATCTCCTTCGGGGCCATCCCGCCGAGCCACCGGCCGCCGGCGGCCAACTGA